Proteins from a genomic interval of Rosa chinensis cultivar Old Blush chromosome 2, RchiOBHm-V2, whole genome shotgun sequence:
- the LOC112187433 gene encoding LOW QUALITY PROTEIN: BES1/BZR1 homolog protein 2-like (The sequence of the model RefSeq protein was modified relative to this genomic sequence to represent the inferred CDS: deleted 2 bases in 1 codon), translating into MTGGGSSGRLPTWKERENNKRRERRRRAIAAKIYSGLRAQGSYKLPKHCDNNEVLKALCAEAGWVVEEDGTTYRKGCKPPIEIAGTPTNMSACSSMQPSPQSSSFPSPVPSYHASPSSSSFPSPTRFDGNPSSYHQNPSYLLPFLHNLASIPTNLPPLRISNSAPVTPPLSSPTSRGSKRKPDWESLTNGCINSLRHPLFAASAPSSPTRRHHLAPATIPECDESDASTVDSGRWVSFQTGVPSVAPPSPTFNLMKPVAEQNVLQQTVVGNGGIGWGNPVERARGSEFEFESGRLKAWEGERIHEVGVEDLELTLGNGKMHT; encoded by the exons ATGACCGGCGGTGGGTCATCGGGGAGGTTACCGACGTGGAAGGAGAGGGAGAACAACAAGAGGAGGGAGCGGAGGAGGAGAGCCATTGCTGCTAAGATATACTCTGGCCTCAGAGCCCAGGGCAGCTACAAGCTTCCCAAGCACTGCGACAACAACGAGGTCTTGAAAGCTCTATGTGCTGAAGCTGGTTGGGTCGTTGAAGAAGATGGCACTACTTACCGCAAG GGATGCAAGCCACCAATTGAAATTGCAGGCACTCCCACAAATATGAGTGCGTGTTCATCTATGCAACCAAGCCCACAATCCTCATCTTTCCCAAGTCCTGTGCCGTCATACCATGCCAGTCCATCATCGTCCTCCTTTCCCAGCCCAACTCGTTTCGATGGAAACCCCTCCTCTTACCATCAAAACCCT TCTTACCTTCTTCCATTCCTGCATAACTTGGCTTCCATTCCCACGAATCTTCCTCCTCTTAGAATTTCCAACAGTGCTCCTGTCActcctcctctttcttctccaaCCTCTAGAGGATCGAAGCGGAAACCTGACTGGGAATCCCTTACTAATGGCTGCATAAACTCCTTGCGCCACCCCCTTTTTGCAGCCTCTGCCCCTTCAAGTCCTACTCGGCGCCACCATCTTGCACCTGCCACAATTCCAGAATGTGACGAGTCTGATGCTTCCACAGTGGACTCCGGTCGGTGGGTGAGTTTCCAAACAGGGGTACCTTCAGTAGCTCCACCTTCGCCCACATTTAATCTTATGAAACCGGTGGCTGAGCAGAATGTTCTTCAGCAGACTGTTGTTGGGAATGGGGGGATTGGTTGGGGGAACCCTGTGGAGAGGGCACGAGGCTCCGAGTTTGAGTTTGAGAGTGGCAGGCTGAAAGCTTGGGAGGGTGAGAGAATACACGAGGTTGGAGTGGAAGATCTGGAGCTTACACTTGGGAATGGGAAGATGCATACTTAA